A single region of the Pyricularia oryzae 70-15 chromosome 4, whole genome shotgun sequence genome encodes:
- a CDS encoding splicing factor 3B subunit 5: MADKLRSQQELERLQAKYIGTGHPDTTSWEWKTNIQRDTYSSIAGHPPLVAYISLAENEPVAKTRAQMIRKMIQPCGPPPAREGDDIGAQQGS, from the exons ATG GCAGACAAACTGCGCTCACAGCAAGAGCTCGAACGGCTGCAGGCCAAGTATATCGGCACCGGCCACCCAGACACCACGAGCTGGGAGTGGAAGACCAATATCCAGCGCGACACATACTCGAGCATCGCCGGCCACCCGCCATTGGTGGCCTACATTTCGCTGGCCGAGAACGAGCCGGTGGCCAAGACTCGCGCGCAGATGATTCGG AAAATGATTCAACCTTGCGGACCACCTCCTGCAAGGGAAGGAGACGACATCGGGGCGCAACAGGGTAGTTGA
- a CDS encoding 60S ribosomal protein L20 has product MGRLQEYQVIGRHLPTESNPTPSLYRMRIFAPNEVVAKSRYWYFLRGLKKVKKATGEIVAVNKIHEKHPLKVKNFGIWIRYNSRSGTHNMYKEYRELSRTAAVEAMYQDMAARHRARFASIHILRVVELEKTDDIKRPYIKQLTTKGLTFPLPHRVPKINNKKIFSARRPSTFA; this is encoded by the exons ATGG GTCGCCTTCAGGAATACCAGGTCATCGGTAGGCATTTGCCTACCGAGTCGAACCCGACTCCCAGCCTTTACCGCATGCGCATATTCGCCCCCAACGAGGTCGTTGCCAAGTCGCGGTACTGGTACTTCTTGCGTGGTCTCAAGAAGGTCAAGAAGGCCACCGGTGAGATCGTTGCCGTCAACAAG ATCCACGAGAAGCACCCCCTGAAGGTCAAGAACTTCGGTATTTGGATCCGCTACAACTCCAGGTCCGGCACGCACAACATGTACAAGGAGTACCGTGAGCTGTCCAGGACTGCGGCTGTTGAGGCTATGTACCAGGACATGGCCGCCCGCCACCGTGCCCGTTTCGCCTCGATCCAC ATTCTCCGTGTTGTCGAGCTTGAGAAGACCGATGACATCAAGCGCCCTTACATCAAGCAGCTCACCACCAAGGGCCTTACCTTCCCCCTCCCCCACCGCGTCCCCAAGATCAACAACAAGAAGATCTTCAGCGCGAGGCGCCCGTCGACTTTCGCTTGA
- a CDS encoding CSN12, with the protein MDKLFDQFAKAVSEGNGPLLSKTLLPGESNEDLDRLHSIWRSATSQDVKNSVRTHIRKRTNLPRDEVEGWLEVYIAFWKAIGEILGVHGTPGAPTRSTWNSVYEAWKELTSMVIRGYTNHSFEAWTIPCLYVTGRHLRVFAIKADEERNKTLGGTNSATFEDDFDTDSEKHKILEDCARQLNRIFTLCLSDRAPLEDSRKWGIYFIINLLFKTYFRLNSASLSRNILKALNAYKGDMPGLDQFPKSQQVTFRYYEGILAFLDENYPEAEKSLLQAYKFCHKDAHKNKQLILTYLIPCRLLTAQTLPSPALLEPYPSLQRLFLPLSHCIKKGELHAFDLALQAGEEDFVKRRIYLTLERGRDIALRNLLRKVFLAGGFEESKDGAPPLRRTRIPVAEFAAAISMNSQQSLDLDEVECLLANMIYKGLMKGYIHRERGIVVLSKAGAFPGTNI; encoded by the exons ATGGACAAACTCTTCGATCAGTTTGCCAAGGCAGTCAGCGAGGGGAACGGGCCCCTCCTGTCAAAAACACTGCTACCAGGGGAGTCGAATGAGGACCTCGACAGGCTACATTCCATTTGGCGGAGTGCCACCTCGCAGGATGTCAAGAACTCGGTCAGGACGCACATCCGCAAGCGCACAAATCTGCCGCGCGACGAGGTCGAGGGCTGGTTGGAGGTCTACATAGCCTTTTGGAAGGCCATAGGCGAGATCCTCGGTGTGCACGGCACGCCCGGGGCGCCAACCCGGTCGACCTGGAATTCGGTGTACGAGGCCTGGAAGGAGTTGACATCCATGGTCATCCGCGGCTACACTAATCATAGCTTCGAGGCCTGGACAATACCGTGCCTGTACGTGACCGGCAGGCATCTGCGCGTGTTTGCCATCAAGGCAGACGAGGAGCGGAACAAGACATTGGGCGGTACCAACAGTGCCACTTTTGAGGACGACTTTGACACAGACAGCGAGAAGCATAAGATTCTCGAGGACTGCGCACGACAGCTGAACCGCATCTTTACCCTCTGCCTCAGTGATCGTGCCCCCCTTGAGGATTCTAGAAAGTGGGGCATCTACTTTATCATCAACCTCCTCTTCAAGACGTACTTTCGTTTGAACTCGGCCAGTCTTTCGAGGAACATCCTCAAGGCCCTCAATGCTTACAAGGGGGATATGCCTGGGCTGGATCAGTTCCCAAAGTCTCAGCAAGTTACCTTTAGGTATTACGAAGGAATTCTTGCTTTTCTTGATGAGAACTACCCCGAG GCAGAAAAGAGTTTATTGCAAGCATACAAATTCTGTCACAAGGATGCGCACAAAAACAAACA ACTGATCCTCACCTACCTCATCCCATGCCGCCTGCTCACAGCACAAACTCTGCCAAGCCCGGCACTTCTCGAGCCTTACCCCTCCCTCCAGCGGCTGTTCCTCCCCCTCTCTCACTGCATCAAGAAGGGCGAGCTGCACGCCTTCGACCTGGCCCTGCAGGCCGGCGAGGAGGACTTTGTCAAGCGCCGCATCTACTTGACCCTCGAACGCGGTCGCGACATTGCCCTGCGCAATTTGCTCCGCAAGGTTTTCTTGGCCGGCGGCTTCGAGGAGTCCAAGGATGGCGCTCCCCCGCTGCGGCGCACGAGAATCCCCGTGGCCGAGTTTGCGGCCGCCATCAGCATGAACAGCCAGCAGAGCCTGGACTTGGACGAGGTAGAGTGTCTCTTGGCCAACATGATCTACAAG GGACTTATGAAGGGATACATTCACCGAGAACGGGGCATCGTCGTGTTGAGCAAAGCCGGCGCATTTCCTGGTACTAATATCTGA
- a CDS encoding BEM46 family protein: MFNTRQPATSSYLRRNRIIFMPGMPPGTRREEIQDYSKQCAGIRWDEVHIRSDDGTKLVLAVAFPPCLPGAGMPEKHVYVLYMQGNAASTPPRLPTLSAVLQEIRNASREQTLVTMVAVGYRGFWKSQGRASERGINDDTVTAVRWVVDLHTKNHGATKGRPVVILWGQSIGAGFATNLAARLITSTGRENKAKVDSLILETPFISIRAMLEALYPQKWLPYRYLWPFLRTHLDSWANMEKIATRRSVKIQMVVAENDELVPRHQAETLRQRCENLGISVKYHIVPGAYHNEASYRSCGRRAIANFVLEQSNKN, from the exons ATGTTCAACACGAGGCAGCCAGCAACGAGTAGTTACTTGCGTAGA AATAGAATCATCTTTATGCCGGGGATGCCTCCTGGAACTCGTAGAGAAGAGATCCAGGACTACTCAAAGCAATGCGCGGGCATCCGGTGGGACGAGGTGCACATCCGCTCGGATGATGGTACAAAGCTGGTACTTGCCGTTGCCTTTCctccctgcctgcccggTGCGGGCATGCCAGAAAAGCACGTGTATGTGCTTTATATGCAAGGGAATGCAGCCTCAACCCCACCGCGCCTCCCAACCCTCTCGGCGGTGCTCCAAGAGATTCGAAATGCGTCCAGAGAGCAAACACTGGTCACAATGGTCGCTGTCGGCTATCGGGGCTTTTGGAAATCACAAGGTCGCGCGTCGGAGAGGGGCATCAACGACGACACTGTGACGGCCGTACGGTGGGTTGTGGATCTTCACACCAAGAACCATGGTGCCACCAAGGGAAGACCAGTGGTAATTCTTTGGGGACAAAGTATCGGCGCTGGGTTCGCTACCAATTTGGCTGCCAGACTGATAACAAGCACAGGGAGGGAAAACAAAGCGAAAGTTGACTCGCTCATCCTCGAGACGCCATTCATCTCCATACGAGCCATGCTTGAAGCACTTTACCCACAGAAATGGTTGCCCTATCGTTATCTCTGGCCATTTTTGCGTACTCACCTTGACAGTTGGGCGAACATGGAAAAAATCGCCACACGCAGGAGCGTGAAAATTCAAATGGTTGTGGCCGAAAATGATGAATTAGTCCCGCGCCACCAAGCCGAGACATTGCGACAGCGTTGTGAAAACCTTGGCATCTCAGTCAAGTACCACATTGTCCCGGGGGCTTACCACAATGAAGCAAGCTATCGAAGTTGTGGTCGCCGGGCGATAGCGAATTTTGTGTTGGAGCAGTCAAATAAGAATTGA
- a CDS encoding protein phosphatase 1 regulatory subunit SDS22 has product MSDPLPEDHGPQKQGRVELAESKDGEMDHKSEDQPSPGIRDSKGWDGKLRFPKNAVVANPEALSDAEYSDDENVNPGDVIPADEDLLDGEPLDTEELNATHSRIRSIPSLKLERFKQVVSLCLRQNVIQEIDGLACLAGTLQELDLYDNLITHIKGLGELKALTWLDLSFNKIKRIENVNHLTELTDLFFVANKIRTIENLEGLNKLRMLELGSNRIREMQNLDSLKELQELYVAKNKITQLTGLAGLPKLRLLSIQSNRIQDLSPLKDVHTLEELYITHNALTSLEGLEHNINLKVLDVSNNQISSLKGLGPLKELTDFWASYNQIADFAEVEKELKDKENLETVYLEGNPLQLRGPALYRNKVRLALPQVKQIDATFVR; this is encoded by the exons ATGTCTGATCCTCTTCCTGAGGACCACGGGCCACAGAAACAGGGTCGCGTTGAACTTGCAGAGTCAAAAGACGGCGAAATGGACCACAAGTCGGAGGACCAGCCCAGCCCGGGAATCCGGGACAGCAAGGGATGGGACGGGAAGCTCAGGTTTCCAAAGAACGCTGTTGTAGCCAACCCCGAAGCCTTGTCGGATGCTGAGTACTCTGACGATGAGAACGTCAACCCGGGCGATGTGATCCCCGCGGATGAAG ATCTTCTCGACGGTGAACCATTAGACACGGAGGAACTCAACGCCACGCACTCTCGCATCCGAAGCATCCCGAGCCTCAAACTCGAGCGATTCAAGCAGGTTGTCAGCCTCTGCCTGCGTCAAAATGTCATACAAGAAATCGATGGACTTGCCTGCCTGGCTGGTACTTTACAAGAGCTCGACCTATACGACAATCTCATAACACACATCAAGGGACTGGGCGAGTTGAAGGCCCTCACATGGCTGGACCTGAGCTTCAACAAGATCAAGCGCATCGAGAACGTCAATCACTTGACGGAACTCACAGATTTATTTTTCGTCGCCAATAAGATCAGGACTATTGAAAACCTCGAGGGGCTGAACAAGCTGCGTATGCTGGAGCTTGGATCGAACCGGATCCGCGAGATGCAGAATCTCGATTCGCTCAAGGAGCTACAGGAGCTCTATGTAGCAAAGAACAAGATCACCCAGCTGACTGGATTGGCTGGGCTTCCAAAGCTCCGTCTCCTCAGCATACAATCCAACCGAATTCAAGACCTTTCGCCTCTAAAGGACGTCCATACGCTCGAAGAGCTATACATAACACACAACGCCCTGACCTCTCTGGAGGGGCTGGAGCACAACATAAACCTCAAGGTCCTGGACGTTTCAAACAACCAGATTTCCAGCCTGAAGGGCCTTGGGCCGCTGAAGGAACTGACCGACTTTTGGGCCAGCTACAACCAGATAGCCGACTTTGCCGAGGTTGAGAAGGAgctcaaggacaaggagaaTCTCGAAACGGTATATTTAGAAGGCAATCCGCTGCAGCTTCGGGGCCCGGCTCTCTACAGGAACAAAGTACGGCTGGCTTTGCCCCAAGTGAAGCAGATTGATGCCA CTTTTGTTCGCTGA
- a CDS encoding NAD(P)H-dependent D-xylose reductase xyl1: protein MASPTMKLNNGLDMPQVGFGLWKVENSVCADVVYNAIKAGYRLFDGACDYGNEVECGQGVKRAIDEGLVKREELFIVSKLWNTFHDGERVEPIVKKQLADWGIEYFDLYLIHFPVALEYVDPSVRYPPGWHYDDAGTEIRPSKASIQETWTAMEKLVDAGLSKAIGVSNFQAQLLYDMLRYARIRPATLQIEHHPYLVQQRLIEACKTEGIVVTAYSSFGPASFKEFNMEHAEALTPLLEEPTIVKLAEKYGKDPGQVLLRWATQRGLAVIPKSSREKTMKSNFEAVGWDMEDSDIKTISALDKGIRFNQPANYFSTDKLWIFG from the exons ATGGCGTCGCCAACGATGAAGCTGAACAACGGCCTGGACATGCCGCAGGTCGGATTCGGTCTCTGGAAGGTCGAGAACAGCGTCTGCGCCGACGTGGTCTACAACGCCATCAAGGCCGGATACCGCCTGTTCGACGGTGCCTGTG ACTACGGCAATGAAGTCGAGTGCGGCCAGGGCGTCAAGCGCGCTATCGATGAGGGTCTCGTCAAGCGTGAGGAGCTCTTCATCGTCTCCAAGCTCTGGAACACATTCCATGACGGCGAGCGCGTTGAGCCCATCGTCAAGAAGCAGCTCGCCGACTGGGGCATTGAATACTTCGACCTGTACCTGATCCACTTCCCCGTGGCCCTCGAGTATGTCGACCCTTCGGTCCGCTACCCGCCGGGCTGGCACTACGACGACGCCGGCACCGAGATTCGACCCAGCAAGGCCAGCATCCAAGAGACATGGACCGCCATGGAGAAGCTCGTTGACGCCGGCCTGAGCAAGGCCATTGGTGTCAGCAACTTCCAGGCCCAGCTGCTGTACGACATGCTCCGCTACGCCCGCATCCGTCCCGCCACCCTGCAGATCGAGCACCACCCCTACTTGGTCCAGCAGAGGCTCATCGAGGCCTGCAAGACCGAGGGCATCGTCGTCACTGCATACTCTTCCTTTGGCCCTGCCAGCTTCAAGGAGTTCAACATGGAGCACGCCGAGGCTCTGACCCCGCTGCTTGAGGAGCCCACCATCGTCAAGCTGGCCGAGAAGTACGGCAAGGACCCGGGACAGGTCCTTCTGCGCTGGGCCACCCAGCGTGGCCTCGCCGTCATCCCCAAGTCATCGCGTGAGAAGACCATGAAGAGCAACTTTGAGGCTGTCGGCTGGGACATGGAggactccgacatcaagacCATCTCGGCTCTTGACAAGGGCATCCGCTTCAACCAGCCCGCAAAT TACTTCTCCACCGACAAGCTCTGGATCTTTGGTTGA